Proteins co-encoded in one Malus sylvestris chromosome 7, drMalSylv7.2, whole genome shotgun sequence genomic window:
- the LOC126627752 gene encoding shewanella-like protein phosphatase 2 yields MKEDAAPAAAAAEDSSFTSCKDVPNLLSSFVDTFVDFSVSGGLFLLPQTPNHPLPVSPQNHQNTLTACHGSNDPLPLRPPLQTYYPPQDRLVAIGDLHGDLEKTKESLRLAKLVDPESGKWVGGSTTVVQIGDVLDRGGDEIKILYYLEKLKREAARCGGTVITMHGNHEIMNVEGDFRFVTRKGLDDFRVWADWYCIGNRMKSLCKELEKPKDPFDGVPLGFKNVKEEFAHGFRARIAALRPSGPISSRFLSNNVAVLVVGDSVFVHGGLLGQHVSYGLEKINEELREWIHGLKGRIAPEYCRGANSVVWLRKFSHEYEDKCDCSALEHVLATIPGAKRMIMGHTIQEFGINGVCNERAIRIDVGMSKGCSNGLPEVLEIKGNSGLRILTSNPLYENKKKSTVRNEIPAFLPQGPKQVEVQA; encoded by the coding sequence ATGAAAGAAGACGCCgcaccagcagcagcagcagcagaggACTCTTCCTTCACGTCATGCAAAGACGTTCCCAATCTCCTCTCCTCTTTCGTCGACACCTTCGTCGATTTCTCCGTCAGCGGCGGCCTCTTCCTCTTGCCCCAAACCCCCAATCATCCCCTTCCCGTCTCCCCTCAAAATCACCAAAATACCCTCACTGCCTGCCACGGTTCCAACGATCCCCTGCCCTTGCGCCCACCACTCCAAACCTATTACCCCCCGCAGGACCGGTTGGTCGCGATCGGCGATCTCCACGGCGACCTGGAGAAGACCAAGGAATCGCTAAGGCTTGCTAAATTGGTTGACCCGGAGTCGGGTAAATGGGTCGGAGGGTCCACCACCGTAGTCCAGATTGGCGACGTGCTGGACCGGGGCGGCGACGAGATTAAAATCCTCTATTATCTCGAGAAATTGAAACGAGAAGCCGCCAGGTGTGGCGGCACGGTGATTACGATGCACGGCAACCACGAGATCATGAATGTGGAAGGAGATTTCAGGTTTGTGACCCGCAAGGGTTTGGATGACTTCAGGGTTTGGGCTGACTGGTATTGCATTGGGAACCGAATGAAATCGCTCTGTAAAGAGTTGGAAAAGCCGAAGGATCCCTTTGATGGGGTGCCCTTAGGGTTTAAGAATGTGAAGGAAGAGTTTGCTCATGGGTTTAGGGCTAGAATTGCAGCATTGAGGCCATCGGGTCCAATTTCGTCGCGGTTCTTGTCCAACAATGTGGCTGTGTTGGTTGTGGGGGACTCTGTTTTCGTCCACGGCGGGCTTTTGGGCCAACACGTTTCATATGGTCTGGAGAAGATCAATGAGGAGTTGAGGGAGTGGATTCATGGGTTGAAGGGAAGAATCGCCCCTGAGTATTGTCGTGGTGCTAATTCTGTGGTTTGGCTGAGGAAGTTTTCACATGAATACGAGGATAAGTGTGATTGCTCAGCACTTGAACATGTTTTAGCTACCATTCCGGGCGCAAAGAGGATGATTATGGGTCATACAATTCAAGAGTTTGGGATTAATGGTGTTTGCAACGAGAGAGCAATTCGGATTGATGTAGGGATGTCAAAGGGGTGTTCAAATGGCTTGCCTGAAGTTTTAGAGATCAAAGGGAATTCCGGTTTGAGGATATTGACTTCAAATCCACTGTACGAGAACAAGAAAAAATCTACCGTGCGTAATGAGATACCTGCATTTTTGCCGCAAGGACCGAAACAAGTGGAAGTGCAGGCTTAA